The Algoriphagus halophilus sequence AAACCGTATCCATCCCTACCATATGGTGAACGACAGAATCGTTCAACACAATAAAGTTGGCCGTTACCCATTGGTCTCCTGCATATGTTTTTGAAGAGGAATTAATACAATGTGGTGTGAAAAGGGAATCTGCCAAAACTACATTGGTTCCAGGAGTACAGAGATTACAGGTGCTTCGTTCATCTGTCCCATTCCCTCCCAAAAATTGAGCTTCTATTGAAATAGGGAAGTCTTGGTCTACCAGCATGGTTCTTGGATCCTGTCCGTGCAGCATTGCTCCACTGTTTCTCCATGCCCAACCTTCTCCACCAGTTGCTTGCTCTCCCACAAATCGGTATTGGACTTGAAGGACATAATTGGAAAAAGATTCATCATAGAAGATATGGCCATATTGCCGGTCGAATTGATCGTATCCATCATAGCGCACCTGCATCATTCCGTCTTCTACCCGAAATGTGTTGGCGAAGTTATCATTCAACTCATGTTTGCTGATTTTGATCATCCAATTGTCCAGGTCTTTTCCATTGAATAACTCTCTCCACTCAAGTTTTGGAGTTTCTTCTTCCACTGAAGATTGGTTGCCTGAACTACAGGCAAAAAGAGTAAGGCAACTCAGTGCCAAGCTGATAGATTTTTTCATATTATTTCAGTTGTAATGTGACAAGTACTGGATAATGATCCGAATGAGGAACATTCAATACCTCGTAGGATAAAAGTGAAAATTTGCTCGAGTCATACCATACATAGTCTATTCTCGCTCCATCTTCCATGGATCCATAGGTGGGAGAATAGGGGGTAGGCAATGCACCCGCGTCTTTCCAATTTCCTTTGATACTTCGATATTCTTCGGAAGTAGGTGTGAAATTTAAATCTCCTGCCCAAATTGTTGGTAGGCTTTCTTTTTTAGCTTTTTTGCTCACTTCCGAAACTTGGGCAATTCTGTTTTTTTCAAATTGGTGGCATAAGTGGGTGCCGGCAAAAGCGATTTTAGTCCCGGAGTCCAAGGTGATGGTAGCCCATGCCGCAGCTCTGGGTTCGCCCCCTTCTGGTATGGACAAGTTTTGAGTTTCAAAAGTAGCCGGATTTTTAATCAGCAAGCCCTCTCCATAGCCCCCTTCTGCAAAATCCATTGCTTTTGCAAAATAGCCATGGTACCCAGTTAGCTCCGCCAGTTGCTGTACTAAATCTACTTTCGTGCCATAAACTTTTGCCGTTCGGGTAGTCATACTGTCCACTTCCTGCATGGCTACCATATCTGGGTTAAGTTCTTTGATCAATGCCGCAATTTCATCCAGGTTAGATTGCCCTGGATTAAAAGGGTTTTCACCATGGTAAATATTGTAGGTTAGAATTTTTACTAGTTCATTTTTGTCCTGAGCAACAAGACCACTGCTTAGCAGGCAAAAAGAAAGCACAAAGAAAAAAGTTTTCATTAATTCAAATAGGGTTGGGTTTTCAATTGAAAGGTAAAAAGGAATACATCAACTTCTCCAGTTTCCTTGGTGAAAGGTTGATTTTAAAGGATGAAATTGATTTTTCATCGAATTTCATTCTAGTTGAGAGGAGGCTTTGAAAATAATTGGGGCTTGCTATTGAATTCCTCAATTGATTGAATTCAATAGGGGAAATATCCTGTAGAATCAACTATATTCAGGATAAAGTTAGTTAGATGAAAAAACTCGGGATAGCACTTATTTTGCTAGTTGTGCTAAGTATAGCAGGGACACATTTTTTGGAAAATTGGCTTTCCCAGAGAATTCCCGAAATCCTCAATGAGCAAAAGGATAGGGATTACGATTTGATTTTTGAGGAGATCAATATCCATTTATTGCAACGCAAAGTTGACCTTCATGCGATAAGGCTGGTACCGTTAAATGATTCCGTAAATACGAAAGTGAATGGTTCATTTCGAGATATATCCATGTCAGGATTGGACTTGTTAAAAATAATAGTGGAGAGAAAGCTTGAAATTAATGAATTGAAAATCGTGGAGCCTTCCTTGCGATTGATTCAAAAAAACAAAAAGGGAAATGCACAAGAGAGTTCTATGGCATTTCAACTTTTGTTTCAAGACATTATTTCCAGGGGAGAAATCAAAGATGTTATTCTGGTAAACGGTACAGCTGAATTTTTTACGGACCTGGATAGCCTGGTAAGAATTGGGCAATTCACGGATTTAAATTTAAATATTCATGGGCTCAAAACTGATTCTGCCCTGATCAAAGAAGACATTCCCTTTCGATTGGAAAGTCTGGAAGCCAATCTCAAGAACATAGAATATGCAGTAAACTCCAATCAACAATTAAAGGTGGAGGAGCTGAATTATAATTCTCAGGAAAAAGAGATGACCTTTAAGGGAATTGGTTTCACTTATAAAAAGGGAATACTTGCTGCTTTGAAACAATCGGAGCACCAAATGGATTTGATTGAATTTGGTGTAAAAGAATTCAAACTGATCCATATTGATACCCAGAGCAGTATTTATGGGGATTTGTCTCTGATAGCCGGGCTGGCGACGATTGACAGTCTGGAACTCATTGATCTTAGGGATAAGAACAAGCCCAGGCCATCTGAACCCGTTAAGCCAATGTTTGAGGGGATCATTGAGAAGATTCCCTTTCCTTTGAGACTAGATACGATCAGAATTCAAAACTCGAAGATCTCTTATCAAGAAATCGGGGAGGGGAATACCCAACCGGCTGATTTGTCTTTTGAAAATGTTTCAGCCGAACTATACAACGTGCTGACTACCGATTCATTACAGCAAGGTAAAACCATGACGTTGAATTCCAGGGCTAAGTTAAGAGGGCATGCTGATGTGGAAATGGATATTCAGGTTCCCTATGGAAATGACGTGTTTCAATTAGAGGCAACCATTAGCGGATTCAACTTACCCGCTATCAATGAACTATTTGCCAAAATGGGTAAATTCAGAGTTGATTCGGGAATTCTTTTAGGGTTAAGATTAACCATGGATGCCCAGAAATATTCATCCAGAAATACGCTTGCTTTTGACTATAGGGAGTTGAAGTTGGAAATGATTCCTGACGATGATTCCAAAAAAGGCTTAAATACTCTGATAAACTCAGCTGCCAACTTATTTACTTCAAAGGAAAATATTCCTAACTCTACTAATTACAAAACAGCCAGATATAGTACCAGTAGAAACGTGTACAGAGGCCCTTTTAATTTGATATGGGAATCCTCCAAGGAGGGATTGATGGAAATAGTTCCAGTCGGCATCGCCAGAACATTCATAGGTGGGAGGAAAAAATAAAAAGGCCACCACTTTGTATATGTTATATGGTAGCCTCCTTTTTCTGTTTTTATTATGCCTTAATCAGTCTTCTTTCGAAGCCATAATACGTATGAATATCATCAATGAATTCATGCTGTGGACCTGAAGGCCAATTGTCCTCGTCAAACCCGGGAGCCTTTTCAAGTTTTTCTTTATCTACATTTACAATGATGACATCATGTTGTTGGGTATGAAAATGAAATGCCTGCCATGGCAAAGCGAGAAGTTTGGTTCCCATATTTAGGAAGCCTTCGTCAATTGCCAATACAGCATACACTACTTCTCCGGTTTCTGTGTCAATCATTAAATCTTTGATTTTCCCTACTTTCTCATCTCTTGCAGTTTTAATGGTGCAGTGACAGGTAGTAGAGCTACTAATTGGGAAATGATAATCGGTATTCATGGTTAAGTTGGTTTAGTGAAACTTAAATTGTTATACAAAGCTATCAGCCAGTACCATGCCATCTCCCTAAATACTTAATAGAGCGGATTTTTGTGATATATAATGAAAATAGTGTGGGTTAAAGACTCAATAAGGGAAAAGAATTCCTGTTATTTTTTCTTTCTCTTGACCATCTCTTTTGCAACCTCCTGGTCTAACGGATACGGACTATGTTCTAGGTGGGTAATGATATTTTGGTAATTGGTTTCATCTCTATTTTGAGATAGTTTAGCACTTGCTTGTACCTCATTGAT is a genomic window containing:
- a CDS encoding 3-keto-disaccharide hydrolase yields the protein MKKSISLALSCLTLFACSSGNQSSVEEETPKLEWRELFNGKDLDNWMIKISKHELNDNFANTFRVEDGMMQVRYDGYDQFDRQYGHIFYDESFSNYVLQVQYRFVGEQATGGEGWAWRNSGAMLHGQDPRTMLVDQDFPISIEAQFLGGNGTDERSTCNLCTPGTNVVLADSLFTPHCINSSSKTYAGDQWVTANFIVLNDSVVHHMVGMDTVFSYNKPQIGGGNVSPVDPAVKIDGQMIKEGYISLQSESHPIDFRKVSIVEIDELIGKDEQLNQAVINLLSASKE
- a CDS encoding endonuclease/exonuclease/phosphatase family protein — encoded protein: MKTFFFVLSFCLLSSGLVAQDKNELVKILTYNIYHGENPFNPGQSNLDEIAALIKELNPDMVAMQEVDSMTTRTAKVYGTKVDLVQQLAELTGYHGYFAKAMDFAEGGYGEGLLIKNPATFETQNLSIPEGGEPRAAAWATITLDSGTKIAFAGTHLCHQFEKNRIAQVSEVSKKAKKESLPTIWAGDLNFTPTSEEYRSIKGNWKDAGALPTPYSPTYGSMEDGARIDYVWYDSSKFSLLSYEVLNVPHSDHYPVLVTLQLK
- a CDS encoding DUF748 domain-containing protein; amino-acid sequence: MKKLGIALILLVVLSIAGTHFLENWLSQRIPEILNEQKDRDYDLIFEEINIHLLQRKVDLHAIRLVPLNDSVNTKVNGSFRDISMSGLDLLKIIVERKLEINELKIVEPSLRLIQKNKKGNAQESSMAFQLLFQDIISRGEIKDVILVNGTAEFFTDLDSLVRIGQFTDLNLNIHGLKTDSALIKEDIPFRLESLEANLKNIEYAVNSNQQLKVEELNYNSQEKEMTFKGIGFTYKKGILAALKQSEHQMDLIEFGVKEFKLIHIDTQSSIYGDLSLIAGLATIDSLELIDLRDKNKPRPSEPVKPMFEGIIEKIPFPLRLDTIRIQNSKISYQEIGEGNTQPADLSFENVSAELYNVLTTDSLQQGKTMTLNSRAKLRGHADVEMDIQVPYGNDVFQLEATISGFNLPAINELFAKMGKFRVDSGILLGLRLTMDAQKYSSRNTLAFDYRELKLEMIPDDDSKKGLNTLINSAANLFTSKENIPNSTNYKTARYSTSRNVYRGPFNLIWESSKEGLMEIVPVGIARTFIGGRKK
- a CDS encoding PRC-barrel domain-containing protein, giving the protein MNTDYHFPISSSTTCHCTIKTARDEKVGKIKDLMIDTETGEVVYAVLAIDEGFLNMGTKLLALPWQAFHFHTQQHDVIIVNVDKEKLEKAPGFDEDNWPSGPQHEFIDDIHTYYGFERRLIKA